In a genomic window of Bemisia tabaci chromosome 1, PGI_BMITA_v3:
- the LOC109036373 gene encoding dual specificity protein kinase Ttk, with product MDFNIRYEGNSLIMETNFKPQDGNLSDQETDEQSSTTGDSSGLYAYYPSIDFPYSTRKFKSRLGKRRHTINPFRISTDVVEPQNEKNSSGNNSREDSSSLSISRDLNLMEKQQTKPAEFEDSLYTPVVRVEQKFSNLYLSGNNQPWSQSKEPLKQTSTNIFRGNTTTLNSQPPHQPPQGKNVFGSISLNCPNSKSNQMSKPVKNEPETQRARLNIDLDARNFINIFDMPSVKLAETPPRFKPSLSLPQLRNPKAGNPFFDSAPPAAKDLSINTSPQETAPKDMDSVLDLSMDNRAKGANLNQLNTTVNTASFKPSCNSSVIGEIDHEGNKENERMASKLPVSRAPLDSKLLAKEIFKMPSMEITPMKAPVSNSFKKPAQPLTTNANSSSIPCFVSQPQIINPNFVLPKLNPRPQSKPYSFSSDVAKFRQKEGGPKVTIQNAPQPSNPSSTPCIKVNNRSYNIHSTIGKGGSSEVYKVEDPGSKSFLAMKVVKLASVDEAIAEGYMNEVKLLEKLQGCPSVIRMFDYEYIQETKKLYVVMELGETDLSRLLKDIKKTKEISPIRILYYWTEMLTAVQEIHEKGIIHSDLKPANFLFVSGRLKLIDFGIASSLQGDMTSVHKDICAGTENYMSPEAIKDGTGGNDKKYKISYKSDVWSLGCILYNLIYGKTPFSHITSHWGKMYAIISSSHKIDFPNHPIPPILRQAMQRCLIRDPKQRPTVKDLLDGASGFLFQSPCVYSCKDLPLKIQQSLPQECWLKIAHLFQNQ from the exons tcGTTTGGGTAAGAGGAGACACACGATAAATCCATTTCGAATCTCCACTGATGTGGTGGAAccacaaaacgaaaaaaatagcTCAGGCAATAATTCAAGAGAAGACAGTAGCAGTCTTTCAATCTCTCGTGACCTGAACCTAATGGAAAAGCAACAAACGAAACCAGCAGAATTTGAAGATTCTCTGTACACCCCTGTTGTGAGGGTGGAACAGAAGTTCTCAAATCTGTACCTCAGTGGAAACAATCAGCCGTGGAGCCAATCAAAAGAGCCATTGAAACAAACATCTACCAACATTTTTAGAGGGAACACAACGACCCTGAACAGTCAACCACCTCATCAGCCTCCTCAAGGAAAAAATGTGTTCGGGTCTATCAGTCTAAATTGTCCAAATTctaaatcaaatcaaatgtcTAAACCAGtcaaaaatgagccagaaactcAGCGTGCAAGATTAAACATTGACTTGGATGCACGGAATTTTATCAACATATTTGACATGCCATCTGTGAAATTAGCTGAAACACCACCCAGGTTCAAGCCCTCTCTTAGTCTTCCTCAGTTGCGTAATCCCAAAGCTGGAAATCCATTTTTCGATTCAGCTCCTCCTGCGGCGAAGGATCTGTCAATTAATACTTCGCCCCAAGAAACTGCGCCCAAGGACATGGATTCAGTATTGGATTTATCGATGGATAATCGTGCCAAAGGAGCTAATCTAAATCAGTTGAACACGACTGTTAACACCGCTTCTTTCAAGCCGAGCTGCAACTCTTCAGTCATCGGTGAAATAGATCACGAGGGAAATAAAGAAAACGAAAGGATGGCAAGCAAGCTCCCAGTTTCGAGAGCACCTTTGGATTCAAAACTGTTGGcgaaagaaatattcaaaatgccCTCAATGGAAATTACCCCCATGAAAGCACCTGTTTCTAACTCTTTCAAAAAACCAGCACAGCCTTTAACTACAAACGCTAATAGTTCTAGTATTCCTTGTTTTGTCTCACAACCACAGATCATAAATCCTAACTTTGTCTTACCGAAATTGAATCCACGACCGCAGAGCAAACCCTACTCGTTttcatcagacgttgccaagtttcgtcAAAAAGAAGGTGGGCCGAAGGTGACCATCCAAAATGCACCACAGCCGTCCAATCCTAGCAGTACTCCGTGCATTAAAGTGAACAACAGATCCTACAATATTCATAGTACCATTGGAAAAGGAGGCTCTAGTGAAGTCTACAAG GTGGAAGATCCTGGCAGCAAATCTTTCTTAGCTATGAAAGTTGTAAAATTAGCATCAGTCGATGAAGCAATTGCTGAAGGATATATGAACGAAGTTAAACTCCTTGAGAAATTACAGGGCTGCCCGAGCGTCATTCGCATGTTTGatta TGAGTACATCCAAGAAACCAAAAAACTGTACGTTGTAATGGAGTTGGGCGAAACAGATTTATCGCGACTACTGAAGGACAtcaagaagacaaaagagatttcTCCAATTCGGATCCTTTATTATTGGACAGAAATGCTCACCGCTGTAcaagaaattcatgaaaaag GAATCATCCACTCAGATTTGAAACCAGCCAACTTTCTCTTCGTCTCTGGAAGACTGAAGCTGATTGATTTCGGTATTGCCTCTTCATTGCAAGGCGACATGACGTCCGTGCACAAGGATATTTGTGCGGGAACAGAGAACTACATGAGTCCAGAAGCAATTAAAGATGGTACTGGTGGCAATGACAAAAAATACAAG ATATCATATAAATCAGATGTGTGGTCTTTAGGTTGTATTCTTTACAATTTAATTTACGGGAAAACTCCTTTCTCGCACATCACCAGTCACTGGGGAAAAATGTATGCGATTATCAGCTCAAGCCATAAAATTGATTTCCCCAACCATCCAATTCCCCCAATACTACGCCAAGCCATGCAACGATGTCTCATTCGGGATCCAAAGCAGAGGCCAACAGTGAAGGATCTCCTAGATGGCGCCTCTGGGTTTCTGTTTCAGTCGCCATGCGTCTACTCCTGTAAAGATCTTCCTCTCAAGATACAGCAATCACTGCCACAGGAATGTTGGCTGAAAATCGCTCAT